Proteins encoded within one genomic window of Bacillus sp. 1NLA3E:
- a CDS encoding type II secretion system F family protein, which translates to MARYKYSGRDRKGKKAGTINADSKREAIDKLREDGIRVLDLTEVKDAGLNKSISFGTPVKLQHMVIYLRQFATLIKAGVTIVEATNILAQQTESKKLRAALIDIENELRKGNPFSEAAEKHKKMFTSMFINLVKAGEAGGNMEETLERLAVFFEKQHTTRQKIKSALSYPIVIGIVAIGVVIFLLTSVVPTFVSMFADMGADLPAITKFVLNASEFMQSFWWVVILFVILIAIGFVGVKRNKKTKYYFDYVSLRMPLFGKMLQKAALARVTRTLSSLFSSGVPIMQALSIVENVVENEVIGKVLRASKDELAKGNSMTGPMLKHWAFPPLITQMIAIGENTGSLDSMLFKVAEFYEQEVENSTEKLKSLIEPLMIVFLASIVGVIVLSIMMPMFDMFKNVDKM; encoded by the coding sequence ATGGCGCGCTATAAATATTCAGGCCGAGATCGCAAAGGAAAAAAGGCGGGAACCATTAACGCAGATTCAAAACGTGAAGCCATTGATAAACTTCGTGAGGACGGCATACGGGTCCTCGATTTGACTGAAGTAAAAGATGCAGGTTTAAATAAAAGTATTTCTTTTGGCACACCTGTTAAACTTCAGCATATGGTTATTTATTTACGGCAATTTGCAACTCTTATTAAAGCAGGAGTAACCATTGTCGAGGCAACGAATATTCTCGCCCAGCAAACGGAAAGCAAAAAGCTGCGGGCAGCCTTGATTGACATTGAAAATGAATTGCGTAAAGGAAATCCGTTTTCCGAAGCGGCCGAAAAACACAAGAAAATGTTCACTTCGATGTTTATTAATCTCGTAAAAGCTGGTGAAGCAGGGGGGAATATGGAGGAGACGCTAGAAAGACTTGCTGTTTTCTTTGAGAAACAACACACCACCCGGCAAAAAATAAAGTCTGCGCTTTCCTATCCAATTGTAATTGGAATTGTGGCAATTGGGGTTGTTATCTTCTTATTAACATCAGTTGTCCCTACCTTTGTAAGCATGTTTGCTGATATGGGGGCAGATCTTCCGGCCATTACGAAGTTTGTTTTAAATGCCAGTGAATTCATGCAATCATTTTGGTGGGTTGTCATATTATTTGTAATTTTAATTGCCATTGGATTTGTCGGAGTGAAACGGAACAAAAAAACAAAATATTATTTTGATTATGTATCATTAAGGATGCCATTATTTGGAAAAATGTTACAAAAGGCAGCCTTAGCTAGGGTCACGCGTACATTAAGCTCCCTATTTTCAAGCGGGGTGCCCATTATGCAAGCTCTCTCAATTGTCGAAAATGTTGTTGAAAATGAAGTAATTGGCAAGGTCCTTCGCGCCTCAAAAGATGAATTAGCGAAAGGAAATTCGATGACCGGACCGATGCTCAAACACTGGGCATTTCCCCCATTAATCACGCAAATGATCGCAATTGGCGAGAACACAGGCTCTTTAGATTCCATGCTTTTCAAGGTTGCTGAATTCTATGAACAAGAAGTTGAGAATAGTACGGAAAAGCTAAAATCGCTTATTGAGCCGTTAATGATTGTTTTTTTAGCTAGTATTGTCGGGGTGATTGTTCTTTCGATCATGATGCCGATGTTTGACATGTTCAAAAATGTCGATAAAATGTAG
- the radC gene encoding RadC family protein, producing MIRDFPQDERPRERFMNSGPESLSNHELIAIMLRTGTKSESVLQLSNRLLNHFEGLRLLKEASLEEITAIKGIGTAKAIQVLAAVEIGRRIANLVHEDRYVIRSPEDGAKLVMNDMRFLSQEHFVCLYLNTKNQVLHKQTIFIGSLNASIVHPREVYKEAFRRSAASIICLHNHPSGDPAPSREDIEVTKRLAECGKIIGIDLLDHLIIGENKYVSLKEKGYL from the coding sequence ATGATTCGTGATTTTCCGCAGGATGAACGACCAAGGGAACGATTTATGAACAGTGGACCGGAAAGCCTGTCGAACCATGAACTAATAGCAATCATGCTCCGAACAGGAACAAAGAGTGAATCGGTTCTGCAATTATCAAATCGCTTGCTTAACCATTTTGAAGGCTTACGATTGTTGAAGGAGGCCTCTTTAGAAGAAATCACGGCTATTAAAGGAATTGGGACGGCAAAGGCAATTCAAGTGTTGGCAGCTGTAGAGATTGGTAGACGCATTGCTAACTTGGTTCATGAGGACCGCTATGTGATCCGTTCCCCAGAAGATGGAGCTAAGTTGGTGATGAATGATATGCGTTTCTTATCGCAGGAGCATTTTGTTTGCCTATATTTAAATACAAAAAACCAAGTTTTGCATAAGCAAACGATCTTCATCGGCAGTCTAAACGCCTCAATCGTCCATCCTCGCGAGGTCTACAAAGAAGCATTCCGCCGTTCAGCAGCATCCATCATTTGCCTTCATAACCACCCCAGCGGAGATCCCGCGCCAAGCCGCGAGGACATTGAAGTTACAAAACGTTTAGCTGAGTGTGGAAAAATTATTGGGATTGATTTGCTAGATCATCTCATAATTGGTGAGAATAAATATGTCAGTTTAAAGGAAAAAGGTTATTTATAG
- a CDS encoding type IV pilus twitching motility protein PilT: MRERIDLLLRAAFELKASDIHLTVSVQPIFRIHGELKRYGKEVLKPEDTEAMARAITPDGKWGVFEEMGELDFSYSIPNVSRYRVNIFKQRGCVALAIRTVPTRIPTIDELNLPDTLRRIVEKKQGLILVTGPTGSGKSTTLAAMINYMNQTMHEHIITLEDPIEYLHKHGMSIIDQREIGFDTKNFGNALRAALRQDPDAILVGEMRDFETIQIAITAAETGHLVFGTLHTSSAPASVERMIDVFEPAQQPQVRTQLASVLLSIISQRLFKTADGKGRRAALEILINNAAIANLIRNDKIHQIESTMQTSRSQGMQTLEMSIKELLETGVIAQEVADPYLKGPVN, translated from the coding sequence GTGAGGGAAAGAATCGATCTATTATTACGAGCAGCCTTTGAGCTAAAGGCATCAGATATCCATTTAACAGTATCTGTACAACCCATTTTTCGAATCCATGGTGAATTGAAGCGCTATGGAAAAGAAGTTCTCAAGCCCGAGGATACCGAAGCGATGGCAAGGGCGATTACCCCAGATGGAAAGTGGGGGGTATTTGAAGAAATGGGGGAGTTGGACTTTTCCTATTCGATTCCTAATGTATCACGGTACCGTGTCAATATATTCAAGCAAAGAGGCTGTGTGGCCTTGGCGATCCGGACGGTTCCGACTCGTATTCCGACTATTGATGAGTTAAATCTTCCTGATACGCTACGGAGAATTGTCGAGAAGAAACAAGGTTTAATCCTCGTGACAGGACCAACCGGAAGTGGTAAGTCAACGACGTTAGCGGCGATGATCAATTATATGAACCAAACGATGCACGAGCACATTATTACGCTAGAGGACCCGATTGAATATTTGCACAAACATGGCATGTCAATTATCGACCAGCGCGAAATTGGCTTTGATACGAAGAACTTTGGGAATGCCTTACGGGCAGCACTCCGCCAGGATCCAGATGCGATTCTAGTTGGAGAGATGCGTGACTTTGAAACGATTCAAATTGCCATCACCGCTGCTGAAACAGGCCACTTAGTGTTTGGAACGCTCCATACATCTAGCGCACCTGCTTCAGTGGAACGAATGATTGATGTATTCGAGCCAGCCCAGCAGCCCCAAGTCCGTACCCAGCTTGCATCGGTATTACTATCGATTATTTCACAGCGACTGTTTAAAACGGCAGACGGAAAAGGCCGAAGAGCTGCACTAGAAATATTAATCAATAATGCAGCGATTGCAAACTTAATTCGAAATGATAAAATCCACCAAATTGAGTCGACCATGCAGACGTCTCGGTCACAAGGGATGCAAACGTTAGAAATGAGCATTAAAGAGTTGCTGGAAACGGGAGTCATTGCCCAAGAAGTTGCCGACCCATATTTAAAGGGACCGGTGAACTAA
- a CDS encoding pilus assembly protein PilO, whose protein sequence is MTLRFSKKEIIILMVTIFLTISMILSGYYFYLSPKKEEIETKSVELKSAQDLLTALQSKPTESSPVTVESVAALQRKVPVKPQSEKLIFDLEKAEVVSGSEIKNMAFSEADVSVPQQNTTQQQPAATDANQKSDTTKKNENTDSQPQTTEQINASTTKATAQTQKAAVPTGIKKLTVTLQVESPSYDELKIFINTLENSTRIIVIESVGFTGSGEKTNLDTEKKKLSFTVTLSAFYMPTLTDLQSQLPELVVPKSDPL, encoded by the coding sequence ATGACCCTTCGCTTTTCAAAAAAAGAAATCATCATTTTGATGGTCACCATATTCTTAACCATCTCAATGATTTTGTCAGGTTATTATTTCTATCTTAGCCCGAAAAAAGAAGAGATTGAAACCAAGTCTGTGGAGTTAAAATCAGCACAGGATTTGCTGACAGCACTTCAGAGTAAACCAACAGAATCAAGTCCAGTTACGGTTGAAAGTGTGGCGGCACTTCAACGGAAGGTTCCGGTTAAGCCACAGTCCGAGAAGTTAATCTTTGATTTAGAAAAAGCAGAGGTCGTATCTGGAAGCGAGATTAAGAATATGGCTTTTTCAGAAGCTGATGTGAGTGTTCCACAGCAAAACACAACCCAGCAACAGCCAGCCGCTACTGACGCCAATCAAAAATCAGATACAACCAAAAAGAATGAAAACACTGATAGCCAGCCGCAAACAACAGAGCAAATTAATGCAAGCACAACCAAAGCTACTGCACAAACACAAAAGGCGGCAGTTCCGACAGGAATCAAAAAGCTAACAGTAACGTTACAAGTTGAGTCACCTAGCTATGATGAATTGAAAATATTTATCAATACATTGGAGAATTCGACACGAATTATTGTTATTGAGTCTGTCGGATTTACTGGAAGTGGGGAAAAAACCAATTTAGACACAGAAAAGAAAAAGCTATCTTTTACAGTTACGCTTTCTGCTTTTTATATGCCAACATTGACCGATTTGCAGAGTCAGTTGCCAGAATTAGTAGTACCTAAATCAGATCCTTTATAG
- a CDS encoding prepilin peptidase, translated as MLYLLLFIYGILFGSFYNVVGLRVPVGQSIVSPRSACPTCGHQLRAFELIPVLSYLFQGGKCRVCKTGISPIYPIIELFTGVLFATAPLVVGWGSELLIALTLISLFIIILVSDVAYMLIPDKVLLVFAGIFLMERLFFPLLPWWDSLLGAAIGFVVLLAIALVSKGGMGGGDIKLFALIGFVVGVKILLLAFFLSTLFGAIIGGAGMAVRIFEKGKPIPFGPFIGAGTLVAYYYGDKIIQAYFNLFFS; from the coding sequence TTGTTATATTTACTACTATTCATATACGGGATATTATTCGGCTCCTTCTACAACGTAGTCGGCCTCCGAGTGCCAGTAGGGCAGTCAATCGTTTCACCACGCTCAGCATGTCCAACATGCGGGCATCAACTTAGAGCTTTCGAACTAATACCAGTTTTATCATATTTATTTCAAGGGGGGAAATGCCGTGTCTGTAAAACGGGCATTTCGCCCATTTATCCTATCATTGAGCTTTTTACCGGAGTGTTGTTTGCAACCGCTCCATTAGTCGTTGGCTGGGGCAGTGAGCTGCTGATTGCCTTGACACTGATTTCACTGTTTATTATTATTCTAGTATCAGATGTTGCGTATATGTTGATCCCTGATAAAGTTTTGCTTGTATTTGCAGGGATTTTTTTAATGGAACGCCTTTTCTTTCCACTTTTGCCATGGTGGGACTCATTACTTGGAGCGGCAATTGGCTTTGTTGTTCTTTTAGCGATTGCGCTTGTTAGTAAAGGTGGTATGGGCGGTGGAGACATTAAACTATTCGCTCTTATCGGCTTTGTTGTAGGGGTCAAAATCTTATTACTAGCATTTTTTTTATCAACCTTGTTTGGTGCTATAATTGGTGGAGCTGGAATGGCTGTACGGATTTTCGAAAAAGGAAAGCCGATTCCGTTCGGCCCGTTTATTGGCGCTGGAACGCTCGTTGCCTATTATTATGGTGATAAGATCATTCAAGCGTATTTTAACTTATTTTTCTCATAA
- a CDS encoding Maf family protein produces MQHLILASSSPRRKELLENLQLIFDISSSETDESFLPGTAPEEIVMDLAARKATDVAEKHRDSIVIGADTIVFANNQVLGKPKDKIEAVKMLKMLSGNTHSVYTGVAIVTADTTVRFYEKTDVTFWDLNDSEIQAYINSGEPFDKAGAYGIQGFGSMLVKRISGDYFTVVGLPVSKTIRELQKAGFVLPY; encoded by the coding sequence ATGCAACACCTCATTTTAGCCTCATCATCTCCACGGCGAAAAGAACTTCTTGAAAATCTTCAATTAATCTTCGACATTTCCAGCAGTGAAACAGATGAAAGCTTTTTACCAGGTACAGCACCTGAAGAAATCGTCATGGATTTGGCGGCTCGAAAAGCAACGGATGTTGCCGAAAAGCATCGTGATTCTATTGTCATAGGTGCTGATACGATTGTCTTCGCAAACAATCAGGTATTAGGGAAGCCAAAAGATAAGATTGAAGCAGTTAAAATGCTCAAAATGCTATCGGGTAACACACATTCTGTTTATACAGGAGTTGCCATTGTTACAGCTGATACAACCGTTCGTTTTTATGAAAAAACAGATGTCACGTTTTGGGATTTAAATGATTCAGAAATTCAAGCTTATATCAATAGCGGGGAGCCTTTTGATAAGGCTGGGGCATACGGAATTCAAGGCTTTGGAAGTATGCTTGTTAAGCGGATTTCTGGGGATTATTTTACGGTAGTCGGCCTCCCTGTATCGAAAACAATAAGAGAATTACAGAAGGCAGGCTTTGTTTTGCCCTATTAG
- a CDS encoding rod shape-determining protein — MFGFGTKDLGIDLGTANTLVYVKGRGIVLREPSVVAFQTDSKQIVAVGNDAKNMIGRTPGNVVALRPMKDGVIADYETTATMMKYYIRQSTKTKGLFAGKPYVMVCVPSGITAVEERAVIDATRQAGARDAYTIEEPFAAAIGANLPVWEPTGSMVVDIGGGTTEVAIISLGGIVTSQSIRIAGDEMDDAIILFIRKHYNLMIGERTAENIKMEIGSAGDPEGIENMEIRGRDLLTGLPKTIEITADEISKALHDTVYAIVDAVKVTLEKTPPELAADIMDRGIVLTGGGALLRNLDKVISEETKMPVLIAENPLDCVAIGTGKALDHIHLFKNKARDSR, encoded by the coding sequence ATGTTTGGATTTGGAACGAAAGATCTTGGAATCGACTTAGGTACCGCAAACACGCTTGTCTATGTAAAAGGAAGAGGAATTGTTTTAAGAGAGCCATCTGTTGTTGCTTTTCAAACGGATTCTAAACAAATTGTTGCGGTAGGAAATGACGCGAAGAATATGATTGGTCGTACCCCAGGGAATGTGGTGGCGCTTCGTCCGATGAAGGACGGCGTAATCGCTGACTACGAAACGACTGCAACAATGATGAAATATTACATTCGCCAATCAACGAAAACAAAGGGCTTATTTGCCGGAAAGCCATATGTAATGGTTTGTGTGCCATCTGGAATTACTGCTGTTGAAGAGCGTGCTGTTATTGACGCGACTCGTCAGGCAGGAGCAAGAGATGCCTATACAATTGAAGAGCCGTTTGCAGCCGCTATCGGAGCTAATTTGCCGGTATGGGAGCCAACGGGGAGCATGGTTGTTGATATTGGAGGAGGAACGACTGAGGTAGCAATTATTTCTTTAGGAGGAATTGTTACTAGTCAATCCATTCGAATTGCTGGAGATGAAATGGACGATGCCATTATTCTGTTCATCCGTAAGCATTATAACTTAATGATTGGTGAGAGAACTGCAGAAAACATTAAAATGGAAATTGGTTCTGCCGGTGACCCCGAAGGAATCGAAAATATGGAAATTCGTGGTCGTGATTTATTGACTGGTCTTCCAAAAACGATTGAAATTACGGCTGATGAAATTTCTAAGGCCCTTCATGATACAGTGTATGCGATTGTTGATGCTGTAAAGGTTACACTTGAAAAGACGCCACCAGAACTTGCCGCAGATATTATGGATCGGGGTATTGTGCTAACTGGCGGGGGTGCGTTACTCCGTAATCTGGACAAGGTAATTAGTGAAGAGACAAAAATGCCGGTACTCATTGCAGAAAACCCACTCGATTGTGTGGCGATTGGAACAGGAAAAGCACTTGACCATATTCATTTATTTAAAAACAAAGCTAGAGATTCACGTTAA
- a CDS encoding DUF3185 family protein: protein MLVDINLLPKKEPKNVAFLTIIFSAVFILLVAGIVIFWQGYTQGNQLKSLKNQIFAVNKLAETEKAKQTNTAQASASLTQLEAAVKWANEEPLKSVPVLKDIDSLLLQRGLIQTIAYTEAGTVTLTAQFDTSQDAAYFYKTLLDSKWISEAKLSSLTVSELKQTKTIDSEQTTSDQSQYIPRYIGQYQITLNRDYINQEEKAEKDQQGGDAP, encoded by the coding sequence ATGCTTGTTGATATTAACCTGTTACCAAAAAAAGAACCGAAAAATGTAGCTTTTTTGACGATCATTTTTTCAGCGGTTTTTATTTTGCTGGTAGCAGGTATTGTTATATTTTGGCAAGGATACACCCAAGGTAATCAGTTGAAGAGTCTAAAAAACCAAATTTTTGCAGTGAACAAGCTAGCGGAAACTGAAAAAGCTAAGCAAACGAATACGGCTCAAGCCTCGGCTTCCCTCACACAGCTCGAAGCTGCTGTAAAATGGGCTAATGAAGAACCGTTAAAATCTGTTCCTGTGTTAAAGGACATCGATTCTCTCCTGCTTCAGCGTGGTTTAATCCAAACTATCGCTTATACGGAAGCAGGCACAGTAACCTTAACTGCCCAGTTTGATACGAGTCAGGATGCAGCTTATTTTTATAAAACTTTGCTAGATTCCAAATGGATTTCTGAAGCAAAGCTATCTTCACTGACTGTGAGTGAGCTTAAACAAACTAAAACGATTGATTCAGAACAAACCACTTCGGACCAGAGCCAATACATTCCTCGGTACATTGGTCAATATCAGATCACTTTGAATCGGGACTATATCAATCAAGAAGAAAAAGCCGAGAAAGACCAGCAGGGAGGGGATGCTCCATGA
- a CDS encoding SPOR domain-containing protein produces the protein MDKREPGKTITIKINGKQQSFEETRQKSDRKQDQFINDRKDIVTTEKVPMEQRFEKTKPVKMPQKDREDFTTISEAAVAHDPSEESFDWILPDSTSDIRKIKEYKMTAEANHSQKKSSKKWPIGKRKIDKRMFTTIFTAVFLAVLLGTSFGFTMLKLVFIEHPAQTSTVQKPTTTPEPEKKQAEQQSGKLSLVPPTITTWVVQEGVYSNKDSATQIVNSLKEKGASAATFESNGQSFLLLSVADTKDHAKEFGEILKESGVTEFIAKEMSFSGHEISGLQVQEKTYIEGIPLLFETMTTAASIASATDSFPKALLDSINQQSKKLAPKKDTLSNEKIKELKVQVDAATQNINSMEKSVGKQKLTSLQQQLLSILTAYQAL, from the coding sequence GTGGACAAGCGGGAACCTGGTAAAACCATTACCATCAAAATCAACGGGAAACAGCAATCCTTTGAAGAAACTCGCCAGAAATCTGATCGGAAGCAGGATCAATTCATAAATGATAGGAAAGATATAGTAACAACTGAAAAGGTGCCAATGGAACAAAGATTTGAAAAGACAAAGCCAGTAAAGATGCCACAAAAAGATCGTGAAGATTTCACTACTATAAGTGAAGCAGCGGTAGCTCATGACCCAAGCGAAGAAAGCTTTGACTGGATTCTGCCTGATTCAACATCCGACATTCGAAAGATTAAAGAATACAAAATGACAGCGGAGGCGAATCATTCCCAAAAGAAATCGTCAAAAAAATGGCCGATTGGAAAACGGAAAATTGACAAGAGGATGTTCACGACTATCTTCACAGCTGTCTTTTTGGCGGTATTGCTTGGGACAAGCTTTGGTTTCACCATGCTCAAGCTGGTGTTCATTGAACATCCAGCCCAAACTAGTACTGTTCAAAAACCGACAACAACTCCAGAACCAGAGAAAAAACAAGCAGAGCAACAATCAGGCAAGCTTTCACTTGTACCGCCGACCATCACAACATGGGTCGTCCAAGAGGGTGTATATTCAAATAAGGATTCAGCCACTCAAATAGTAAACTCACTGAAGGAGAAGGGTGCCTCTGCAGCAACCTTTGAAAGCAATGGTCAGTCCTTCCTACTGTTAAGTGTGGCGGATACAAAGGACCACGCCAAGGAATTTGGAGAGATCTTAAAGGAATCGGGAGTGACGGAATTTATCGCAAAGGAAATGAGCTTTAGTGGACATGAAATAAGTGGGCTTCAGGTGCAGGAAAAGACGTACATTGAAGGAATCCCCCTCCTTTTTGAAACGATGACAACAGCCGCCTCTATCGCTTCTGCCACCGATTCATTCCCTAAAGCATTGTTGGATAGCATCAATCAACAGTCTAAAAAATTGGCACCAAAAAAAGACACATTATCAAATGAAAAAATCAAGGAATTAAAGGTACAAGTTGATGCGGCGACCCAAAATATCAATTCAATGGAGAAATCGGTTGGCAAGCAGAAGTTAACCTCGCTTCAACAACAGCTTCTTTCAATTTTAACAGCTTACCAAGCATTGTGA
- a CDS encoding type II secretion system protein, producing MLQKLKKRLKNHKGFTLIELLAVIVILGIIAAIAIPAIGNIIDKSRNDAVKSSAIQAIDAGRLFIASEGIPTDKTITAEELKTYLDNKNSNITITELYVDTTATGGTEISIKATGGDLTFDYATVADINSASKTETTIGNGQ from the coding sequence ATGCTACAAAAGTTAAAAAAACGTCTTAAAAATCATAAAGGTTTTACATTAATCGAGTTACTTGCAGTTATCGTTATTTTGGGGATAATTGCAGCAATTGCGATTCCGGCTATTGGAAATATTATTGATAAATCAAGAAATGATGCAGTAAAATCATCTGCAATCCAAGCTATTGATGCTGGCAGGTTATTCATTGCATCAGAAGGGATTCCTACTGATAAAACCATAACTGCGGAAGAATTAAAAACTTATCTGGATAATAAAAATTCTAACATAACAATAACTGAACTCTATGTAGATACGACAGCTACTGGAGGCACTGAAATTTCCATAAAGGCTACTGGTGGAGATTTAACATTCGATTATGCCACTGTAGCTGACATAAATAGCGCGTCAAAAACTGAAACAACAATTGGAAATGGACAGTAA
- the pilM gene encoding type IV pilus biogenesis protein PilM, which produces MALPLISVSNRPIDIIINDHSIRYLEMKPSNPPLPIKWGERYLPPGVVKEGKIIDPDTLKIILDECIDIWKIRRRKVRFLAPDSYVTIRRITIPSDVTYDEIKGYLYLEIGSSIHLPFEDPVFDYIVLPVQEEKKEILLFAAHQRYVMQFTDLFSSLKLIPEVADLSSLALYRLYHQLRKPKQEEKLFVLQFDLDLVVMSIFENEIPFFIRHMYIPFEEKDWDIQIGRSGFQQLTFIGEKNELYQQFDESFKEVNKLIEFYQYSLHQGKNEISKILLTGDHPLLDDIMKELQTRFEIKVEILDAEELQTDKNKPLPRSHYLAFGLALKEV; this is translated from the coding sequence ATGGCTTTACCCCTCATCTCGGTTAGTAATAGGCCGATTGATATCATTATTAATGATCATTCGATTCGTTATCTTGAAATGAAACCATCTAACCCTCCGCTTCCAATTAAGTGGGGGGAAAGGTATTTGCCTCCGGGTGTAGTCAAGGAAGGTAAAATCATTGATCCAGATACCTTGAAGATCATTCTTGATGAATGTATTGATATTTGGAAAATTCGGCGACGAAAAGTCCGCTTTTTAGCCCCAGATTCTTATGTGACAATTCGGAGGATCACCATTCCCTCAGATGTTACCTATGATGAAATTAAGGGGTACCTTTATTTAGAAATTGGTTCAAGTATTCACTTACCGTTCGAAGATCCAGTTTTTGATTATATCGTTCTACCTGTACAGGAGGAAAAGAAGGAAATCCTTCTGTTTGCGGCCCATCAGCGCTATGTAATGCAATTTACCGATCTATTCTCAAGCTTAAAGTTAATCCCAGAGGTGGCTGATCTGTCTTCTCTTGCTCTTTATCGTCTTTATCACCAATTAAGGAAACCGAAACAAGAGGAGAAGCTGTTTGTGCTTCAGTTTGATTTGGACCTCGTGGTTATGAGTATTTTTGAAAATGAGATTCCCTTTTTTATTCGCCATATGTATATTCCTTTTGAGGAAAAAGACTGGGACATCCAGATTGGACGCAGTGGATTTCAACAATTAACCTTTATTGGCGAAAAGAATGAATTATATCAACAATTTGATGAATCGTTTAAGGAAGTCAATAAGCTGATAGAGTTCTACCAATATTCATTACATCAAGGTAAGAATGAAATTTCTAAAATATTATTAACAGGTGATCATCCTTTGTTAGATGACATCATGAAGGAACTACAAACTAGATTTGAGATCAAGGTGGAGATCCTTGATGCCGAAGAGCTCCAAACAGATAAAAATAAACCGCTGCCAAGGTCACATTATCTTGCATTTGGACTGGCTTTAAAAGAGGTGTAG